tattctgcttctgcagttgatgtggaaattgacttttgtttcttgctaaaccaagaaaccaatctgcctccaagaaattggcagcttccacttgtgtttttcctgtcaattttgcaacctgcaaaatctgcatctgagtaacctattagtttaaaatctgattctctgggataccacaatcccagatcagctgttcccttaagatacttgaaaattcttttcacaactgttaagtgaggttctcttggatctgcttgaaatcttgcacaaagacaggtagcatacatgatattaggtctactagcagttagatagagtagagagccaatcatacctctataatcagtaatatctactgatttaccagtatccttatccagttttgttgtagtagccatgggagtggatgcacttgaacaatcttgcattccaaatttcttcagcaagtttctggtgtagttagtttgacaaataaaagcgtcttcttcattctgcttgacttgaaggcccagaaaatagctaagttcatccatcatactcatctgataccttaactgcatcagtttggcaaacttcttgcaaagtctgtcatttgtagacccaaaaatgatatcatcaacataaatctggaccagaagtaagtcatttccatggttgaggtagaacaatgttttgtctatagttcctctgttaaatccactttccagaagaaactgagctaaagtctcataccatgctctgggagcttgcttaagtccataaagtgctttatcaagcctgtagacataatctggatgtttggaatctacaaaacctggaggttgttcaacatatacttccttctccaattctccattgagaaaagcacttttcacatccatttgaaagacagtaaactttttgtgagcagcataagccaaaaatatccttatggcttctaacctagcaacaggtgcaaatgtttcatcataatcaattccctcatgttgagaatatccttttgcaaccagccttgccttattcctcgtaattatgccatcactgtcagttttgtttctgaatacccactttgtaccaacaacagatctattctttggtcttggcactagggtccacactttgtttctttcaaattcatttaactctttctgcattgcttgcacccaatcagcatcttgaagagtttcttccactttctctggctcagtctgagagagaaaataattgtaaagacattcgtttgaagtacctgttctagttctgacacctgcatcaggatttccaattatcaaatcaggtgtatgtgatttagcccacttccttgcagatggaaggttttctctagaactggatgctcccccatgatccatgttgtcttcagcttcattttctgatgcttcccctgaaactatgctctctgagttggattcttcaaaatttagattttcagaactatcagaacttggcttatcagaacttgatgaatcaaaacttgaagagccagacgtatgttctgatgcttcttgagatgtggtaagacCTTGAGTAtactccccctgcataggtgcatctttctttgacgtagtcaccacagtttcaataacatcagagtttaatccatcagagttggCATTATCaagacttagattgtcaggattttcagtatcagaatttgagtcttcattttcaaatctcagctgatcatgatcaataaaatcttcaattccagtaatcttcttgtcatcaaaggagacattgatagattccatgaccactcttgttctcaaattatagactctgaaggcttttgtggaaattggatatccaagaaaaattccttcatcagcttttagatcaaatttggatagctgttcaggatgagtcttaagaacaaaacacttgcatccaaatacatgaaagtacttcagatttggcttctttttctttaccatctcatatggtgtttttccttgcttgttaatgagtgttgcattttgagtaaaacaagcagtctgcacagcttcagcccagaaataggctggaagttttgcttcttcaagcattgtacgtgcagcttcaatgagagttctattcttcctttcaacaactccattttgctgtggagttccaggaacagaaaattcctgcttaattccatggtttttgcagaactcttccattatcaaattcttgaactcagtgtcattatcactccttatggttttcacagaatctttgaccaatttatccagatgtttgacatgatcaatcaagatagatgcagtttcactttttgtgtgcaagaaatacacccatgtatatctggtgaactcatccactatgaccaacgcatatttcttctttgcaatagacatgacattcactggaccaaatagatcaacatgtagtagatgataaggctcaagaattgatgattcagtcttgctcttgaatgaatattttctttgtttggccttctgacaagaatcacaaaggccatcaggagcaaatactgactttgacagtcctctcacaagatctttcttgactagttcatttatattgttgaaatttaaatgagagagtttcttgtaccaattccatctttcttcaattgatgctctactcatcagacagattgcagaaccatcagtacttgttgaaagcttagcttcataaatgttaccatgcatgtatcctttcagaacaactttgcctttagatttactcacaacttcacagtgttcttcaaagaaatcaacattataacctctgtcacatatttgacttatactcagcagattgtgtttaagtccttagaccagagctacttctttaatgatgacattcccaagattgatattgccatatcccaatgtttttccaatgtttccatctccataagaaacacttgggccagctttctccacaaagtctgatagcagggccttatttccagtcatatgttctgaacatccactgtcgagaactagaatatttttcctgttgccctgcaatcataaagaccactaatgattagttttaaggacccagacttgcttggatcctttggccttatcaagtttgttaacatttgcagcggatttagcatcagagtttatgttaacatttttcttatcagaacttacactatcagactttgaatcagaattttacactagaagaaacaatggaaactttcttcaaagaaggttttatttgataataatcatagtacaaactatgatattccttacaagtataaatggaatgccataaactaccacaatgaaaataaggattttgtggtttatatctaacagactgactcttaactcctgattttgaaggtaaggagtttatgttcttattatTCCTGCAAAaggaagccagatggttagaacttccacagttatgacacgttttcctaggagtttcaggaacaggcttataattattgcttttattaacaccttcatttccattcctatttttcctaggtgattttaccttgtttgcagagcatcccatatctccttagcagtcttgcagttaattacctgtttgacattacattattaatggcactatgcagtaagtgtcgtaccttagcatccttagcaattgatgcaatatcttcagctagtataatcactcttctcctttggtacggtctttgctgcttcacctgcaactgcaacagcgagcttggttggtttgtgaggcccttccttgattctatcaagatattctggatatgttgcttccaggaacatggtcatccttaccttccatatgggatattcagatggtctcagtatgggaactctgatggtctcataccgactttgaatttgtgtctttggtggttcttcagttttggtaggcttagttggagtttctgtgtcaaacatgattgtgtttggatcttaaactgtatgtgcgttaacagataagctctgataccacttgttaggtcacacatactgtagagggggtgaatacagtgtaaagtacaatcaaatcgaactttaatatctcaagtaacagaaaataaactttattgaaacaataaactatgttacagtatgaaactgttacctctcagtgatgaacaaatatcacgagagctgttagggttacaataaataatcttctcgaatatgataacacttatagtgtaaaccctatgtctgtgtttatatactacacagttacaagataatcgctaattgatatggaatataattctgctttctaaaatatatcaatcagatatcttttcttccaagtattcaattcttcatagaattccttcttcatgcatatctcttcttatgtttatctcgatcttctttcctttaaacagctattgtccttatctgaacatcttcagcacttaagttctgatatccatcttctgatgattatctcctgataatataagtactgatatccttaagtcctgacttccagtaagtactgatttatcctgtttaagtaagatctgaaaactaaacataaatcatattagccatgacattatcaaatatatctaatatacAAATTTGCAATTGGTGCTAAAATAACATTATATAGGTATGAATCTAGAAATTACAATGTATATACAATTTTGTTTATATAAAAACAATATAAATATATGGTATATAAGAATCAAAAAACGGGTAAAGTATTACATAaagaattataagtcatatatgaataaaaaggaacaaaaatggtatatttagagttaaagcaagatTTAAAAAAGGATGAAACCAAAAGTCCGTAAAACAGAAAAGAGGTGAAATCAAAATATCCCTTAAAAGatgatttccttattaattaataataatactGTATAAAGGAttccattttattattttaataaaaaataaaaaagaattctACGAAAAATAGAAATATTGTAATTATAATATAATTCCAATCtatattttgataaaaaaaacCAACATAAAACTCTACATGAAAGAGAACTATATGGGTGAAACCAAAATACGGCGTAACTGTATTAAGATGAAACCAAGTACCATATCAAGAAATAATTTGAAGTTCTACgaaaatagaattgtaatcatattacggtttgaacaattttattattttctagtggtgaaaccaaaatataattttttttataatattcataccattttattaaaatggaattctaccaacaaattaaaaaaattctaaattaaaaaaattcaatttaAACACATGGTCTATTTACTTGGTCGTATTTTATATTTCTCGGAACCTATTTAGTTGAGCCAATTTatgaacttatttattttaaaatataattaaaaataggattcaaacctttaaaaataataaaaaattacggcttataaaaaatttaaaaatgagtaaaaataatatatatacaattataagtcatataggagGAATAAAAAGGGATAAAAGTTATACACTTGAGTTATAAAAGGTGAAACCAAAAGGTAGTGGAACTAAAAATAAGTGAATATGTTtcatttattaataaagaaaaatgggtaaaaaaaatacatataaaattatAAGTCGTATTGGAataaaaaaggataaaaatatTACACGTAGAGTTACACCATGaatcataaaaacaaaaaaaacaaagtTATAAAAGGTGAAACCAAAAGGTGGTGGAACTAAAAATAAGTGAATATGTTTTGTTTATTAATAATGAAAAACaggtaaaaataatacatatagaattataagtcatataggaataaaaaggataaaaatattCTACGTAGAGTTACACCAtaaatcataaaaacaaaaaaaaacaaaaggtaatagaaccaaaaaataagtgaaaacaaagtatcacttaaaaaatttattaataaagaaaaacaggtaaaaataatatatatatatatataattataagtcattataggaatcaaaaaggataataataatacaatTAGAGTTAGAGTTGTAACAGAAAAGTGAAACCAAAAGGTGGTGgtaccaaaaaataagtgaaaccaaCTATCACTTGAAAGCaggtttcgcttattaataaagattattaattatcatacactctctctttctctctgtactctctctttctctctgtACTATATATCAATATATTCTTAATGCACGCTAGTGAACGTATACAATATTTACATAGATAAGGGTATTAAGGTAATTTactaatttactaattaataAAAAACCGACACAGACACGGTCATAACCCATTACAATCTTAATTCATTCTCCGGCAATCTTGGATAAGGAAAGATTTTGAATtacctctctccctctctctctaaTTCAACTGTAACGCAATGATCAAGCAAATTAGCAAATTCTCTGGAGGAGATGATTACACTTTCCTTTTATTCATGTTATTTCAAAATTTCAATTTTCATTTTACTCCTCCCACAGCACTAATCTTTGATTGTTACCTCTGTTGTGGTTAAATTATTTCAAACATGGAATATGGAGAACCTCCGCCGTCAAAATCCGATAAAGGTATGTATCCTGTTGTGTTCATATCTTCATGTTCAAACCTTGAGATGTACTGACATTTGCTACCACATTTCAATTTACGTCAGGTCGGAAAAGGAATATACTTGATTCTGAGATGGGGGCATCATGTGGTGTATCTCTGAACTTATAATAAATCTTTTATGCTTTTATTTTTCAAATAGTTGATAGTTGATTCTTATATTTAAACAAGTTTCTTTCATTGCATAGTAGTCAAGCGCCGAGGTACAGGGAATGCCTTAGACACCTTTTTACAAAATAGGATGGATAGTATACAAAGCTGTAGAGAACAAACTCATGATGTCCTGTCTGAATGCAAAGAAAATTTATCTCGACTAAATAGTCAGATGCCTACTAATAGACCAGTTGTGGATGgtaatataaatttttaattttaattactTCTACAGCCTATTCAGTATGATTTTATTTGTTTGGCGATGTGAATTGTTattatatataattgtgtttaATATAGTTATGTAAGAACTGAATTAGAATCTACTTCATTGTATATTTGAATTAAAAACTTTCAGCAAGAACTCCATTACGGAATATTGACCAGGAGATGCAGTGTTCTACCAATAATATCATTAAAATGCCGCTCCAAACTGGAATCCATTATAATAGACCAGGTGTGTGCCTTTTAATTACCTAATCCTAATAGTATATGTTTAAAATGGAACATGTAAATTTTTAATTGCACATATTTCCTCAATCCTGGCTTTTATAGCACatacatttttattttataaaatcttaTTGATCCTGTAACTTTGTCTGCAACTCACAGAAAATAAGATGGATGTTGAATGTCATTTCTTCATTTTACTATGTTATAGGAGGACGTGTGTTGATGTCTTCGACTCCTACCCCTACGATTGCTAAACCTGTGCTTGAAACACCTGTCAGTGGTGTCACTACATGTGTTGACCAGTCACCAAAAATAAAGCGTCGAGGTCGTGGACCAAGTATTAACACCATTTTGAAGAATAATAAGGAAAACTTTATTCCTCCACACATTGTTAACCAAAACACGGATACACGCGGTATTCCAGTGTGCTATAGCTCGAGCTGTAAGTTATTACATAGTCTTTTCAAATTGATGACATTAGGCACTATGTAGCTTTagtttaattagatttaattatttttcactgaTTTCATTGAAATGCAATATTCCGTTAGTGTACAGGCAAACTCCTATTTCCAATTTTGAGTATGTGAATGATAGTTACCACTGCAGAAATAATACGTGCAAGAGTAAAGGTAGTACGCAATCTTAATACAGACTTTTAACCTTGGATGTTATAAAATTATCCTTCTTATATTGTTAATATAATACCACCTGAACCTGGACATATAGAGAGTACCGGAAGTCAAGCACAAACACATTCCCGAAACTACGTGTATTCTCATGGCCAGTTGTTTCAACATCCATATGGTAAGTTggtttttaattattataaattccGAATTTTAAAGTTATTACATTGAATGTTAATTCTGTATTTTCCATCAGAAATTTGTGATGCTTCAGCGCAATATGACAACAATGCAGCAACAACCCAAATTTCTTATATTTCAACAAATAAAGGTATATTTCCAGAATCATATTTAATGGTAGCACTTCTTTTTCATATAGTTACAAGTTTGCATAAATTTGACTTTGAATGAATTTTTAATAACAGGCAAAGGACCTGTAACACATGATCTCTCAATTGATTCACACAATCAGTCCCATGTAAATAAATCTGTAAGAATTGAATCACCTGTTGTTCCCAGAAAAAAAGGTACATTTTCAGGCTTAAATTGCACTTCAATCTAGCAATTGCACTGTGGAAATATACTAATATTTACGTCTATATACTCCAGTCTCTATAGGCCCAGGTAGAAGAGGTTGAAAATCCAACGTTATATCTTCAATTGTCCAGGAGAGTATCATCAAATCAGGTTAATATTATTGTTCAACGTTACTCTTGGACATATTGTTTCAGGATTTATTTATCATTTAAATGCATGTTTCATGTGTAATTAACAGATAAAAAGCTGGATACATTTGGAGTATATAATAAAAATGATACAAATAACGTTCAACAAAAATATTATACTACAGAGCAATGTGAATCCGGTTCATCTTCTGGGGCACGTAATTTGTATGACAGCTTTAACAAAGCTGGTGACCACTTCCAGTATGAAGAAATACATTTTGACGTTGGTATGTCAATGCAGATAAATAATATTGTTTTATAACATTGAGAAATATTGTGAGTTTTGATTTGTTAATCTGGATacataatatattattataaatgtTCTCACCTCATTTGCGCAGATGAGAATCTGGAGGGTGCTGCTGAGTCAGCTACTGATTCTTGGGAAGGCTATCTTAATATAGGATCTCCTGATTGCATATGCACTCATTGTGGAGCGGTTATGTGGAGTAGTTATGTGGAGTAGGGAATGTAACAATAAGTCAAACAGAAATGCACAGCCAACCTTCTCTTTATGTTGTAAAAATGGACAAGTTGAGCTACCTCGAGAACGACAACCTCCAGAACCACTCGCCTCTCTTCTCCATTTTTCAAGACACTTTAGACTCAGAATTAGAGTGTACAATGTTATGTTTGCAATGTGCTCCAGTGGAGGAAGAGTTGACCATACCATAAATAGAGGCAGAGCACCATACTGCTTTAAAGTTCGTGGTCAAAATTTACATTTTATTGGAAGCTTACTGCCAGAGGATGGTGATAATCCAAAATACTGTCAGTTGTACATTTATGACAAAGAGAACGAGCTCTCTAATAGGATGAATGTATTTGGTGAAGCCAGAGATCAGTTGGACCACAAAATTGTGGAAGCGTTAATGCAGATGTTTCATGAACATAACAAAGTAGTTCACCAGTTTTTGACAGCGCGTGAGCGTTATAAAGATGATACCTTGGACGAATATAATTTAGTTCTTATTTCTTCTGAGGCGGCCAATGGAAGACCAAATATTATCGGACCTTCGGATGAAGTAGGTGGATTGATAGTGAAC
This sequence is a window from Apium graveolens cultivar Ventura chromosome 9, ASM990537v1, whole genome shotgun sequence. Protein-coding genes within it:
- the LOC141686262 gene encoding uncharacterized protein LOC141686262, producing the protein MCSSGGRVDHTINRGRAPYCFKVRGQNLHFIGSLLPEDGDNPKYCQLYIYDKENELSNRMNVFGEARDQLDHKIVEALMQMFHEHNKVVHQFLTARERYKDDTLDEYNLVLISSEAANGRPNIIGPSDEVGGLIVNTNPDTPGFRETIVHTRDQKLQRV